The Primulina eburnea isolate SZY01 chromosome 6, ASM2296580v1, whole genome shotgun sequence genome contains a region encoding:
- the LOC140833635 gene encoding phosphoenolpyruvate carboxylase kinase 1-like has protein sequence MSEALKRNYRVGEEIGRGRYGAVFMCHSLDTADCFAVKSIEKRLIQNDAIDTLCLFNEAKLTSLVSDHKNVLGIFDVYEDDEFLHMVLEYCGSTDLYQRITARLAFTELESHRVMVPLMEAISHCHSRGVAHRDIKPENILFNSYNELKLADFGSAEYFHSGGLMSGIVGTPYYVAPEVVSGREYNEKVDIWSAGVILYIMLSGIPPFYGDSVTEIFESVLRANLRYPKSNFGSASCEVKDLMRRMLCKDVSRRFSAEQVLAHPWMTSSRVS, from the exons ATGAGTGAAGCGCTAAAGAGAAACTACAGAGTAGGCGAGGAGATTGGTCGGGGAAGATACGGCGCCGTATTCATGTGCCACTCCCTCGATACTGCAGATTGCTTCGCCGTCAAGTCCATAGAGAAGCGCCTCATCCAAAACGACGCCATCGATACCCTGTGTTTATTCAATGAGGCCAAGCTCACGAGCCTCGTCTCCGATCATAAGAATGTGTTGGGGATTTTTGATGTTTACGAAGATGATGAGTTTCTCCATATGGTGCTGGAGTACTGCGGGTCCACGGATCTCTATCAAAGGATCACGGCCCGACTCGCCTTCACTGAACTGGAGTCCCACCGAGTCATG GTACCACTAATGGAAGCCATATCTCACTGCCACAGCCGCGGTGTAGCCCACCGAGACATCAAGCCAGAAAACATTCTCTTCAACAGCTATAACGAGCTCAAGCTGGCGGACTTTGGCTCAGCTGAATACTTCCACAGTGGGGGACTAATGTCTGGCATTGTTGGGACACCGTACTATGTCGCCCCTGAGGTGGTGTCTGGCCGGGAGTACAATGAAAAGGTCGATATATGGAGTGCAGGTGTCATATTGTACATAATGTTATCCGGGATCCCTCCCTTTTACGGGGATTCTGTGACAGAGATCTTTGAGTCTGTGCTGAGGGCGAATTTGAGATACCCTAAGAGTAATTTCGGCTCAGCTTCTTGTGAAGTGAAAGATTTGATGAGACGGATGCTCTGTAAGGACGTGTCTCGAAGGTTCTCGGCTGAACAAGTGCTAG CACATCCATGGATGACAAGCAGCAGAGTCTCCTGA
- the LOC140835191 gene encoding probable inorganic phosphate transporter 1-3 codes for MAREQLKVLDALDVAKTQLYHFTAIVIAGMGFFTDAYDLFAISLVTKLLGRIYYTDTTKPKPGTLPPHVASSVTGVALVGTLMGQLFFGWLGDKLGRKKVYGLTLVLMIGCSLASGLSFGDSPQGVMATLCFFRFWLGFGIGGDYPLSATIMSEYANKRTRGAFIAAVFAMQGFGILTSGIVALIVSSAFNHAYASPTYKELPSASTVPQADYIWRIILMFGAVPAALTFYWRMKMPETARYTALVAKNAKQAAKDMAKVLNVELEAEEISRNPTNQYGLFTKEFLHRHGVHLLGTTTTWFLLDIAFYSNNLFQKDIFSAIGWIPHAEEMNAVHEVYRIARAQTLIALCSTVPGYWFTVAFIDIIGRFTIQLIGFFFMTVFMFALAIPYNHWTHPENRFGFVAMYALTFFFANFGPNATTFVVPAEIFPARLRSTCHGISAAAGKAGAIVGAFGFLYAAQPKDPSKTDAGYPAGIGVKYSLIVLGCVNALGFFFTFLVPEPKGKSLEELSGENDDAADGDTTEMVAQPNRTVPV; via the coding sequence ATGGCCAGAGAGCAATTGAAAGTGCTCGATGCACTCGACGTTGCCAAAACACAGCTCTACCATTTCACTGCTATTGTGATAGCTGGAATGGGATTTTTCACCGATGCGTACGACCTATTTGCCATCTCCTTGGTCACAAAATTACTCGGTCGAATATACTACACAGATACGACGAAGCCAAAGCCCGGAACTTTACCTCCTCATGTCGCTTCCTCTGTCACCGGTGTCGCCCTAGTCGGGACATTAATGGGACAGCTCTTCTTCGGGTGGCTTGGTGACAAATTGGGCCGTAAGAAAGTGTATGGACTGACATTAGTCCTCATGATCGGTTGCTCGCTGGCCTCCGGTCTTTCGTTCGGGGATTCTCCACAAGGTGTCATGGCTACTCTGTGCTTCTTTAGATTCTGGCTGGGTTTCGGTATTGGAGGCGACTACCCACTTTCTGCCACGATCATGTCTGAGTATGCTAATAAACGAACTCGTGGGGCATTTATAGCTGCGGTCTTTGCTATGCAGGGATTTGGGATTCTTACTAGTGGGATTGTTGCGTTGATTGTCTCTTCGGCATTTAATCATGCGTATGCATCACCTACATATAAGGAGCTACCATCTGCTTCAACCGTGCCACAGGCAGACTATATTTGGCGTATAATTCTCATGTTTGGTGCTGTTCCGGCCGCACTGACGTTTTACTGGCGGATGAAGATGCCGGAGACCGCTCGGTACACAGCTCTCGTGGCGAAAAATGCGAAGCAGGCAGCTAAAGACATGGCTAAAGTGCTGAATGTGGAGCTTGAAGCGGAAGAAATTTCCAGAAATCCGACAAATCAATATGGCTTGTTTACAAAAGAATTCCTCCATCGCCATGGCGTCCACCTTCTGGGCACGACGACAACATGGTTCTTGCTTGACATTGCTTTTTACAGTAATAATCTATTCCAAAAGGACATCTTCAGCGCCATTGGATGGATTCCACATGCTGAAGAAATGAACGCAGTTCACGAAGTATACAGAATCGCTAGAGCCCAAACATTGATTGCACTATGCAGCACCGTTCCTGGATACTGGTTTACAGTAGCCTTCATCGATATAATTGGAAGATTCACCATCCAGTTAATTGGTTTCTTCTTCATGACAGTGTTCATGTTCGCACTTGCAATCCCGTACAATCACTGGACTCACCCGGAAAATAGATTTGGGTTCGTAGCCATGTATGCATTAACATTCTTCTTCGCCAATTTTGGGCCAAACGCCACAACATTTGTGGTCCCGGCCGAGATCTTCCCAGCCCGTTTGAGGTCTACGTGCCACGGGATATCGGCGGCGGCCGGAAAGGCAGGGGCTATAGTGGGAGCATTCGGGTTCTTGTATGCTGCTCAACCGAAAGATCCGAGCAAGACGGATGCTGGATACCCGGCGGGGATCGGTGTGAAGTACTCGCTGATTGTGCTTGGTTGTGTGAATGCTTTGGGTTTCTTTTTCACTTTCCTGGTGCCGGAGCCGAAAGGAAAATCGCTGGAGGAGTTGTCCGGGGAAAATGATGATGCAGCCGACGGAGATACAACGGAAATGGTCGCTCAGCCCAATAGGACTGTTCCGGTGTAG